One part of the Halobacteria archaeon AArc-dxtr1 genome encodes these proteins:
- a CDS encoding SDR family oxidoreductase → MDSFSDAVAVVTGAGSGIGRTTARTFADRGASVIVADVDTEGGEETVAEITADGDEAHFVETDVTDPAATDAMVDAAVDEYGRLDYAFNNAGVGGAQAPVGEYDPEAWQTVIDVNLVGVFNCMRSELKQMHAQSEGGVIVNNSSVLGKVGFENSSGYSAAKHGILGLTKSAALENGETGIRINAVCPAFIETPLLDEGGITSDPEMREQIERRHAMNRLGTPEEVANAVVWLCDDEASFVTGEALGVDGGYLSW, encoded by the coding sequence ATGGATTCGTTCAGTGATGCGGTCGCTGTCGTAACGGGAGCCGGCTCTGGGATCGGGCGGACGACTGCTCGGACGTTTGCAGATCGCGGAGCGAGTGTGATCGTCGCGGACGTAGATACCGAAGGCGGTGAGGAGACCGTTGCAGAGATCACAGCTGACGGTGACGAGGCCCACTTCGTCGAAACCGACGTGACTGATCCCGCGGCGACAGACGCGATGGTAGACGCTGCCGTCGACGAGTACGGACGTCTGGACTACGCGTTCAACAACGCCGGTGTCGGCGGTGCACAGGCGCCAGTTGGCGAGTACGATCCCGAAGCGTGGCAAACCGTCATCGACGTCAACCTCGTCGGCGTGTTCAACTGTATGCGGTCGGAGCTAAAACAGATGCACGCCCAGAGCGAGGGCGGCGTCATCGTCAACAACTCGTCGGTCCTTGGGAAAGTCGGGTTCGAGAACTCATCGGGATACTCCGCTGCGAAACACGGGATTCTCGGCCTGACGAAGTCGGCTGCCCTCGAAAATGGCGAGACGGGTATCCGTATCAACGCAGTCTGTCCCGCGTTCATCGAGACGCCCCTCCTCGACGAGGGAGGGATCACGAGCGATCCGGAGATGCGCGAGCAGATCGAGCGTCGGCACGCGATGAATCGGCTGGGGACGCCAGAAGAGGTCGCAAACGCCGTCGTCTGGTTGTGCGACGACGAGGCCTCGTTCGTCACTGGCGAAGCCCTCGGCGTCGACGGCGGGTATCTCAGCTGGTAA
- a CDS encoding MOSC N-terminal beta barrel domain-containing protein produces the protein MSRLQSAIVYPIKSLDGTTVERATVAEGGGLAWDRRYAVVDDAGEYVNGKRERAIHRIDAAYDLVAETVTVTAPDAPTKTFGLEDERDELAAWLSAFLGYPVSIRRNEAGGFPDDTDAAGPTVIGAETLRAVATWYDEIDATEMRRRLRPNLVVGGVDPFWEDRLYDRPGRVVPFTVGEVEFRGVNPCQRCVVPIREPDTGAETTGFRERFVERREETLPPWATREQFDHFFRLMVNTRVPRASWGRELAVGDVVAIEPPIAEEVE, from the coding sequence ATGAGCCGTCTTCAATCGGCGATCGTCTACCCGATCAAGTCACTCGACGGAACGACGGTCGAGCGCGCAACCGTCGCTGAGGGCGGCGGGCTGGCGTGGGATCGCCGGTACGCCGTGGTCGACGACGCGGGCGAATACGTGAACGGAAAGCGCGAGCGGGCGATCCACCGGATTGACGCGGCGTACGACCTCGTGGCCGAGACTGTGACCGTGACCGCACCCGACGCGCCCACGAAGACGTTCGGTCTCGAGGACGAACGCGACGAGTTGGCCGCGTGGCTGTCGGCGTTTCTCGGCTACCCGGTCTCGATTCGACGCAACGAGGCGGGTGGGTTTCCGGACGATACCGACGCGGCGGGGCCGACGGTGATCGGTGCCGAAACGCTCCGCGCGGTCGCCACCTGGTACGACGAGATCGACGCCACGGAGATGCGCCGACGACTGCGCCCGAACCTGGTCGTCGGCGGCGTCGACCCCTTCTGGGAGGATCGACTCTACGACCGTCCGGGACGCGTCGTACCGTTTACCGTCGGTGAGGTCGAGTTTCGCGGCGTCAATCCGTGTCAGCGCTGTGTCGTCCCGATCCGAGAGCCAGATACCGGCGCCGAGACGACCGGGTTCAGAGAGCGGTTCGTCGAGCGTCGTGAGGAGACGCTCCCACCGTGGGCGACCCGGGAGCAGTTCGACCACTTCTTCCGGCTAATGGTGAACACGCGCGTCCCGCGTGCGTCGTGGGGTCGCGAACTCGCCGTGGGTGATGTGGTCGCGATCGAGCCTCCCATCGCAGAGGAAGTCGAGTAA
- the purM gene encoding phosphoribosylformylglycinamidine cyclo-ligase — MTDHAADSDGNADADSGADDADGLTYAETGVDIEASEDATAALLSAFGSGLTTEYAGLLDIGDRYLALATDGVGTKLLVAEAIEDFSTIGIDCIAMNVNDLVAAGVEPVAFVDYLAIDEPDDALTNEIGEGLAVGLEESGMTLLGGETAVMPEVVSGFDLAGTCAGLAEKGDILDGEAAVGDVLVGVPSNGIHSNGLTLAREAVTRGHEYDDTFPYDSERTIGEELLRPTRIYTDLLGPMTEHGVRAAAHITGGGWTNLLRMGDRTYVVDDPLPAQPIFEFVQEEGDVSDAEMHRTFNMGTGFVVALPEDRAEAFAAETDGQIIGRVEEGASVEIRGLSLS, encoded by the coding sequence ATGACCGATCACGCGGCCGATTCCGACGGGAACGCGGACGCCGACTCCGGCGCGGACGACGCCGACGGACTAACCTACGCCGAGACGGGCGTCGACATCGAGGCAAGCGAGGACGCGACCGCCGCGTTGCTCTCCGCCTTCGGCAGTGGTCTCACGACCGAGTACGCTGGACTCCTCGATATTGGCGACCGCTATCTGGCGCTTGCGACCGACGGCGTCGGCACGAAGTTGCTGGTGGCAGAAGCCATCGAGGACTTCTCGACGATCGGGATCGACTGCATCGCGATGAACGTCAACGACCTCGTCGCGGCGGGCGTCGAACCGGTCGCGTTCGTCGACTACCTCGCGATCGACGAGCCCGACGACGCGCTCACGAACGAGATCGGCGAGGGGCTCGCGGTCGGACTCGAGGAGTCGGGAATGACGCTGCTGGGCGGCGAGACTGCGGTCATGCCCGAAGTCGTCTCCGGATTCGATCTGGCGGGGACCTGCGCCGGTCTGGCGGAAAAAGGCGATATTCTCGATGGGGAGGCCGCCGTCGGCGACGTGCTTGTTGGCGTCCCCTCGAACGGGATCCACTCGAACGGACTCACGCTCGCTCGCGAGGCCGTCACCCGCGGCCACGAGTACGACGATACCTTCCCGTACGACTCCGAGCGGACGATCGGCGAGGAACTGCTGCGCCCGACCCGGATCTACACCGACCTGCTCGGCCCAATGACCGAACACGGCGTGCGCGCCGCGGCCCACATTACTGGCGGCGGGTGGACGAACCTGCTCCGAATGGGCGACCGGACGTACGTGGTCGACGACCCGTTGCCGGCCCAGCCGATCTTCGAGTTCGTCCAGGAGGAAGGAGACGTCTCCGACGCCGAGATGCACCGGACGTTCAACATGGGAACGGGCTTCGTCGTGGCGCTGCCCGAAGACCGAGCCGAGGCGTTCGCCGCCGAGACGGACGGCCAGATTATCGGGCGCGTCGAGGAGGGCGCGTCCGTCGAGATTCGCGGGCTCTCGCTGTCCTGA
- a CDS encoding metalloprotease, with protein MSAGSPGAGVNYQRRQPPEPELSFSDKELFDLAAAWIALSVAFALLLAPIHLGLADTGGFVLMIGLSFVTVGVAFLLHELAHKVVAIHYGQVAEFRADYQMLFIAIMSALIGFLFAAPGAVYHAGHITERENAMVAVAGPLTNHGLAALFFPPMLLFGTSGFLGFLFYMGVLINLFLAAFNMIPFGPLDGKSVWNWNNGAFAAVFGLSVALLAGFLYTFGLSFGF; from the coding sequence ATGAGCGCCGGATCCCCGGGTGCAGGAGTGAACTACCAGCGCCGGCAACCGCCGGAGCCAGAACTCAGTTTCAGCGACAAGGAACTGTTCGACCTTGCGGCGGCGTGGATCGCCCTGAGCGTGGCGTTCGCGCTATTACTCGCACCGATTCACCTCGGACTTGCCGATACCGGCGGTTTCGTGCTGATGATCGGGCTGAGCTTCGTCACCGTCGGCGTCGCCTTCCTCCTCCACGAACTGGCCCACAAGGTCGTCGCAATTCACTACGGCCAGGTCGCGGAGTTTCGCGCGGACTACCAGATGTTGTTCATCGCGATCATGAGCGCCCTCATCGGCTTCCTCTTTGCCGCGCCGGGGGCGGTCTACCATGCCGGGCACATCACCGAGCGCGAGAACGCGATGGTCGCGGTCGCCGGCCCGCTGACGAACCACGGCCTGGCCGCGCTCTTTTTCCCGCCGATGCTCCTGTTCGGAACGAGCGGGTTCCTCGGATTCTTGTTCTACATGGGCGTGCTCATAAACCTCTTTCTGGCGGCGTTCAACATGATCCCGTTCGGCCCGCTCGACGGGAAATCCGTCTGGAACTGGAACAATGGAGCCTTCGCCGCGGTCTTCGGGCTGAGTGTCGCGTTGCTTGCTGGCTTCCTCTACACGTTCGGCCTCTCGTTCGGGTTCTAA
- a CDS encoding phosphoglycerate kinase, producing the protein MYTTDDLESGATLLARIDVNAPVEDGDVQDNRRFERHAESIETLLADDHAVALLAHQGRPGRETFVTLEQHADILSDHLGQSVEYVSSTYGEEALEAIDGLESGDVVLLENTRMTDDELPEKPADEHAESEFVQTLAPEFDAYVNDAYSVAHRAHASVVGFPAVMDAYAGPVMEVEYEFNTSVERREFDGPVTMILGGTKAEDVIAAMDHLEDDVDQFLLGGVVGELFLRAQGHPVGRDLPDGPALYDDNYAENEELIADVLDRFGDRIETAVDLAYEDDDGERAEHVVDEIDEKTVSYMDIGHETAENYAAALADSAAVLVKGALGVFEDERFSHGTVEVLRAVGESSAFAVVGGGDTSRTVPMYGLDETQFDHLSIAGGSYLRALTGEPLVGVDALDEAQARMDDD; encoded by the coding sequence ATGTACACGACTGACGACCTCGAGTCCGGAGCGACGTTGCTGGCCCGAATCGACGTCAACGCCCCCGTCGAGGACGGCGACGTACAGGACAACCGCCGATTCGAGCGCCACGCCGAATCGATCGAGACGCTCCTGGCCGACGACCACGCGGTCGCCTTGCTGGCCCACCAGGGGCGGCCGGGACGGGAGACGTTCGTCACGCTCGAACAGCACGCCGACATCCTTTCCGATCATCTCGGTCAGTCCGTCGAGTACGTTTCCTCCACCTACGGCGAGGAGGCTCTGGAAGCGATCGACGGGCTCGAATCGGGTGACGTCGTCTTGCTCGAGAACACCCGCATGACCGACGACGAGCTACCGGAAAAGCCGGCCGACGAGCACGCAGAAAGCGAGTTCGTCCAGACGCTCGCTCCCGAGTTCGACGCGTACGTCAACGACGCCTACTCGGTTGCTCACCGTGCCCACGCCTCGGTCGTCGGCTTCCCGGCTGTGATGGACGCCTACGCCGGCCCGGTAATGGAAGTCGAGTACGAGTTCAATACCTCCGTCGAGCGCCGCGAGTTCGACGGTCCCGTGACGATGATACTGGGCGGCACCAAAGCCGAGGACGTCATCGCTGCGATGGACCACTTAGAGGACGACGTCGACCAGTTCCTCCTTGGCGGCGTCGTCGGCGAACTCTTCTTGCGCGCACAGGGACACCCCGTCGGACGTGACCTGCCCGACGGGCCGGCGCTGTACGACGACAACTACGCGGAGAACGAGGAACTGATCGCAGACGTACTCGATCGCTTCGGCGATCGGATCGAGACCGCCGTCGACCTCGCCTACGAGGACGACGACGGCGAGCGCGCCGAGCACGTCGTCGACGAAATCGACGAGAAGACCGTCTCCTACATGGACATCGGCCACGAGACCGCCGAGAACTACGCGGCAGCTCTGGCTGACTCCGCAGCCGTCCTGGTAAAGGGCGCGCTGGGCGTCTTCGAGGACGAGCGCTTTAGCCACGGGACCGTCGAGGTGCTGCGGGCGGTCGGCGAGTCGAGCGCCTTCGCCGTCGTCGGCGGCGGCGACACGTCGCGAACGGTGCCGATGTACGGCCTCGACGAGACGCAGTTCGACCACCTCTCGATCGCCGGCGGCTCCTACCTCCGAGCGCTGACCGGCGAACCGCTGGTCGGCGTCGACGCCCTCGACGAGGCACAAGCCCGGATGGACGACGACTGA
- a CDS encoding ferritin-like domain-containing protein, whose protein sequence is MSTQKTVRQQASTVEENELRIDQEKAEQIVDALNTELANAYVLYHQLKKHHWVVEGAEFLPLHEFLEEAYEHVEEGADVIAERAQALGGVPVSGPTNQERRATVEFEGEDVYDIRTSFQHDLEMYGDIIESMRDTIELADNLGDYATAEILREILVTLEEDGHHFEHYLEDDTLVLEDATH, encoded by the coding sequence ATGAGCACCCAGAAGACCGTCCGTCAACAGGCCAGCACCGTCGAGGAGAACGAGCTCCGGATAGACCAGGAGAAGGCCGAGCAGATCGTCGACGCGTTAAACACCGAACTGGCGAACGCGTACGTGCTGTACCACCAACTCAAAAAGCACCACTGGGTCGTCGAAGGGGCGGAGTTCCTCCCGCTTCACGAGTTCTTAGAGGAGGCCTACGAGCACGTCGAGGAAGGCGCCGACGTCATCGCCGAGCGCGCCCAGGCGCTGGGTGGCGTCCCCGTCTCCGGCCCGACCAACCAGGAGCGCCGCGCCACTGTCGAGTTCGAGGGCGAGGACGTCTACGACATTCGTACCTCGTTCCAGCACGATCTCGAGATGTACGGTGACATCATCGAGTCGATGCGCGATACCATCGAACTCGCCGACAACTTAGGCGACTACGCCACCGCCGAGATCCTCCGGGAGATCCTCGTGACCCTCGAAGAAGACGGCCACCACTTCGAACACTACCTCGAGGACGACACCCTCGTACTCGAGGACGCGACGCACTGA
- a CDS encoding aldehyde dehydrogenase family protein, whose amino-acid sequence MGLNDTQRHGDVYVDGSWIGTDESLTVSDLADGGELTEIGAADPDQARAALAAAHEIKPTLRQTTVVERADWCEEIAAGLRDREEELAETIVREAGKPISSARGEVDSAAERFDRAAEEARYFVSKGEFREGSTAGHEGWKAIVKHEPIGAVLCITPYNYPLATTALQVAPALAAGNSVLLKPASKTPVSASILAEIVADVEAIPDGAFNFVPGRGSEIGDVLAGDGRINAIAMTGSSAAGEHIARESGMVNLHMELGGNAPAIVFEDADLDTVATDCTKGSLKYGGQRCSAVSRILAHESVHDDLVDRLEATMSTWEAGDLFDEETAFGPLISEGQAEWVEELVDDAVDRGADLVLGGEREGPDGVPDELDDQFFQPTLLANVPHDARLINEEQFGPVAVVTSFTDREEAIGIANDDDLALDAAVFTNDYDRALDVAERVNAGSVRVNGAPSHGLGDVPFGGNEKSGIGREGLDATIHELMQTKSIIL is encoded by the coding sequence ATGGGACTCAACGACACACAGCGACACGGAGACGTTTACGTCGATGGATCGTGGATCGGAACGGACGAATCGTTGACGGTGTCAGACCTGGCTGACGGCGGCGAGTTAACGGAGATCGGTGCAGCTGACCCGGACCAGGCACGGGCGGCACTTGCGGCGGCCCACGAGATCAAGCCGACGCTCCGGCAGACGACGGTCGTCGAGCGTGCAGACTGGTGTGAAGAGATTGCAGCCGGACTTCGCGACCGCGAGGAGGAACTCGCCGAGACGATCGTCCGCGAGGCTGGCAAGCCGATCTCATCCGCGCGCGGCGAGGTCGACTCGGCCGCCGAACGGTTCGATCGGGCAGCCGAGGAGGCACGCTACTTCGTCAGCAAAGGCGAGTTCCGCGAGGGATCGACGGCCGGCCACGAGGGCTGGAAGGCGATCGTCAAACACGAACCGATCGGGGCGGTGCTGTGTATCACCCCTTACAACTACCCCCTCGCGACGACGGCGCTGCAGGTCGCGCCGGCGCTCGCCGCGGGCAACAGCGTCCTCTTGAAGCCCGCGAGCAAGACGCCGGTCTCGGCGTCGATCCTCGCCGAGATCGTCGCCGACGTCGAGGCAATTCCCGACGGCGCGTTCAACTTCGTCCCCGGTCGGGGCAGCGAGATCGGCGACGTCCTCGCCGGCGACGGCCGGATCAACGCCATCGCGATGACGGGTTCCTCCGCCGCAGGCGAGCACATCGCCCGCGAGAGCGGGATGGTCAATCTCCACATGGAACTGGGCGGGAACGCTCCCGCGATCGTCTTCGAGGACGCCGATCTCGACACTGTAGCCACCGACTGCACGAAGGGGTCGCTCAAGTACGGCGGCCAGCGCTGTTCGGCTGTCTCGCGGATCCTCGCCCACGAGAGTGTCCACGACGACCTCGTCGATCGCCTCGAAGCGACGATGAGTACGTGGGAGGCCGGCGACCTCTTCGACGAGGAGACCGCCTTCGGGCCGCTGATCTCCGAGGGACAGGCTGAGTGGGTCGAAGAGCTCGTCGACGACGCCGTCGATCGCGGCGCCGACCTCGTACTCGGTGGTGAGCGCGAGGGTCCCGACGGCGTTCCGGACGAACTCGACGATCAGTTCTTCCAGCCGACGCTGCTCGCGAACGTTCCCCACGACGCGCGACTCATCAACGAAGAGCAGTTCGGCCCCGTTGCGGTCGTCACCTCCTTTACCGATCGCGAGGAAGCGATCGGGATCGCAAACGACGACGACCTGGCGCTGGACGCCGCCGTCTTCACGAACGACTACGACCGAGCACTCGACGTGGCAGAACGCGTCAACGCCGGCTCCGTCCGTGTCAACGGAGCGCCAAGTCACGGTCTCGGCGACGTTCCCTTCGGCGGCAACGAGAAATCGGGCATCGGACGAGAGGGGCTTGACGCGACGATTCACGAGCTGATGCAGACCAAGAGCATCATCCTCTAA
- a CDS encoding rubrerythrin-like domain-containing protein, translating into MVYSDPYDPDGSNRTYECRSCGHRTQTAEPIGYCPVCQGAVMNISVARE; encoded by the coding sequence ATGGTATATTCAGACCCATACGACCCAGATGGATCGAATCGAACGTACGAGTGTCGATCCTGTGGCCACCGTACCCAGACGGCAGAACCGATCGGCTACTGTCCTGTGTGTCAGGGCGCCGTGATGAACATCAGCGTCGCTCGCGAGTGA
- a CDS encoding TraB/GumN family protein, producing MSDAGDVDTPEPPAAPDGEPGSVTVLGTAHVSQASVDEVEATIEAEKPDVVAVELDEGRYRQMQGGTPDDIEAEDLLSGNTVFQFLAYWMLSYVQSRLGDQFDIEPGADMRAAIDAAEAGGHGVALVDRDIQVTIQRFWARLSFSEKVKMVGGLALGVTNPRTIGLAFGTAIGIFLGVLFAAFLGPMLGFGEALTLGVTDPGTLQYVGAVGGGALAGVLLGLLFLPSLENVAGGSGLGGRLVGGAVIGVAGALVLVVTETFVGPFSAGAFESAGEYTIRGAVGILAGLGLGALVGAVFGLLLDALTADVDEIEEIDIEEMTDGDVVAAMMEEFRQFSPHGANALIDERDAYIAHNLHALANQGYDVLAVVGAGHKAGIERHLENPSGIPELESISGTTSGRRFSVMKLFGYLVMVGFVGFFFLLIMAGVQDTFLLQLFVAWFVFNGIFAFTLARLAGARWTSAGVGGSVAWLTSINPLLAPGWFAGYVELRYRPVNVSDVQTLNEIVGDTERPIDEAFGEMIDVPLFRLILIVALTNIGSFVATILFPLVVLPWLAPEIGGVDALMGELFQGAQNTLELLRGLL from the coding sequence ATGAGCGATGCAGGCGACGTTGACACGCCGGAGCCGCCAGCGGCGCCCGACGGCGAGCCCGGCTCCGTGACGGTTCTGGGAACCGCACACGTCTCCCAGGCGAGCGTCGACGAAGTCGAAGCGACGATCGAGGCCGAGAAACCAGACGTCGTCGCGGTCGAACTCGACGAGGGACGGTACCGACAGATGCAGGGTGGGACGCCCGACGACATCGAAGCCGAGGACCTCCTCTCTGGCAACACGGTCTTCCAGTTTTTAGCCTACTGGATGCTTTCGTACGTCCAGTCGCGCCTCGGCGACCAGTTCGACATCGAGCCCGGTGCCGATATGCGCGCGGCGATCGACGCAGCCGAGGCGGGCGGCCACGGCGTCGCGCTGGTCGACCGGGACATCCAGGTGACGATCCAGCGGTTCTGGGCGCGGCTGTCCTTCTCCGAGAAGGTGAAGATGGTCGGAGGGCTGGCCCTCGGCGTCACCAATCCCCGAACGATCGGTCTCGCGTTCGGGACGGCGATCGGTATCTTTCTCGGCGTCCTCTTCGCCGCGTTTCTGGGCCCGATGCTCGGGTTCGGCGAAGCGCTGACGCTCGGGGTCACCGACCCCGGGACGCTGCAGTACGTCGGCGCCGTCGGCGGTGGCGCGCTGGCAGGCGTGTTGCTCGGGCTGCTCTTTCTCCCCTCTCTCGAGAACGTCGCCGGCGGAAGCGGGCTCGGCGGCCGTCTGGTCGGCGGTGCAGTCATCGGCGTCGCCGGCGCACTGGTGCTCGTGGTCACGGAGACGTTCGTCGGGCCGTTCTCGGCGGGCGCCTTCGAGAGTGCAGGCGAGTACACGATTCGCGGAGCGGTCGGGATCCTCGCCGGTCTGGGACTCGGTGCGCTCGTCGGCGCCGTCTTCGGCCTGCTGTTGGACGCACTGACCGCCGACGTCGACGAGATCGAGGAGATCGACATCGAGGAGATGACCGACGGCGACGTGGTCGCGGCGATGATGGAGGAGTTTCGCCAGTTTAGCCCCCACGGCGCGAACGCGTTGATCGACGAACGCGACGCCTACATCGCACACAACCTCCACGCGCTGGCGAATCAGGGGTACGACGTGCTCGCGGTCGTCGGCGCCGGGCACAAAGCCGGCATCGAGCGCCACCTCGAGAATCCGTCGGGCATCCCCGAGCTGGAGTCGATCTCCGGAACGACCTCCGGCCGGCGCTTTTCGGTGATGAAGCTGTTTGGCTACCTCGTTATGGTCGGCTTTGTGGGCTTTTTCTTCCTGCTGATCATGGCCGGCGTCCAGGACACGTTCCTCTTACAGCTGTTCGTCGCCTGGTTCGTCTTCAACGGCATCTTCGCGTTCACGCTCGCGCGCCTGGCCGGCGCGCGCTGGACCAGTGCCGGCGTCGGCGGCTCCGTTGCCTGGCTGACGAGCATCAATCCGTTGCTCGCGCCCGGCTGGTTCGCTGGCTACGTCGAACTGCGTTACCGGCCGGTCAACGTCTCCGACGTCCAGACGCTAAACGAGATCGTCGGCGACACCGAGCGCCCGATAGACGAGGCCTTCGGGGAGATGATCGACGTCCCGCTGTTCCGACTGATCCTCATCGTCGCGTTGACGAACATCGGGAGCTTCGTGGCCACGATTCTGTTCCCACTCGTCGTCCTGCCGTGGCTCGCGCCCGAGATCGGCGGCGTCGACGCGCTCATGGGCGAACTGTTCCAGGGAGCACAGAACACCCTCGAACTGCTGCGGGGGCTGCTCTGA
- a CDS encoding divalent-cation tolerance protein CutA: MPTAYVTSPPDAAEEIATTLVSERLAACVNQVPCTSTYRWEGDIHRDDEVVLLAKTTDDAYDALVSRVREVHPHEVPCIERFDETRVLDSFAEWRDESVR; the protein is encoded by the coding sequence ATGCCGACCGCGTACGTTACGTCGCCCCCCGACGCCGCCGAGGAGATCGCGACGACGCTCGTCTCCGAGCGTCTGGCTGCCTGCGTCAATCAGGTTCCCTGTACCTCGACCTACCGCTGGGAGGGGGACATTCACCGCGACGACGAGGTCGTTTTGCTGGCGAAGACGACCGACGACGCCTACGACGCGCTCGTCTCCCGCGTTCGCGAGGTCCACCCCCACGAAGTGCCCTGTATCGAGCGATTCGACGAGACACGCGTCCTCGACTCCTTCGCGGAGTGGCGAGACGAGAGCGTGCGGTAG
- the gap gene encoding type I glyceraldehyde-3-phosphate dehydrogenase: protein MSGQTANETITVGLNGFGRIGRNVLRASLEDDRIDVVAINDIMDIEDMAYLLKYDSVHGRTEGVETDGDDLIVGDRTIQTLSERDPADLPWEELGVDVAFECTGLFRTYDDAYKHVEAGADRALISAPPKGEKDVLTVVYGVNHDEYDGEAVVSNASCTTNSVAPVAKVLDEEFGIESGLLTTTHAYTGTQNLIDGPLEKTRRGRAAAENIIPTSTGAAQATTEVLPNLEGKLDGMAMRVPVPDGSITDLVVTLDADVSEDEVNEALEAASTGELEGVLGYTEDEIVSRDVIGQSYSSIVDADSTMATAGQVKILAWYDNEYGFANRMLDLAEYVLD from the coding sequence ATGAGTGGTCAAACTGCGAACGAGACGATCACGGTCGGTCTGAATGGGTTCGGTCGCATCGGTCGCAACGTGCTCCGCGCCAGCCTCGAAGACGATCGCATCGACGTCGTCGCGATCAACGACATCATGGACATCGAGGACATGGCCTACCTCCTCAAATACGACAGTGTCCACGGCCGCACCGAGGGCGTCGAGACCGACGGCGACGATCTCATCGTCGGCGATCGGACGATTCAGACGCTGAGCGAGCGCGATCCTGCCGACCTACCGTGGGAGGAACTCGGCGTCGACGTCGCCTTCGAGTGTACCGGTCTCTTCCGAACCTACGACGACGCGTACAAGCACGTCGAGGCCGGTGCCGACCGCGCGCTCATCTCCGCGCCACCGAAAGGCGAGAAGGACGTCCTGACGGTCGTCTACGGCGTGAACCACGACGAGTACGACGGCGAGGCCGTCGTCTCGAACGCCTCCTGTACGACGAACTCCGTCGCGCCGGTCGCGAAGGTGTTAGACGAGGAGTTCGGCATCGAGTCCGGTCTGCTCACGACGACTCACGCGTACACGGGCACGCAGAATCTCATCGACGGTCCGCTGGAGAAGACCCGCCGCGGCCGCGCCGCTGCCGAGAACATCATCCCGACCTCGACGGGCGCCGCACAGGCGACCACCGAGGTCCTCCCGAACCTCGAGGGCAAACTCGACGGGATGGCGATGCGCGTTCCCGTCCCCGACGGTTCGATCACCGACCTCGTCGTCACGTTAGACGCAGACGTCTCCGAGGACGAGGTCAACGAGGCGCTCGAGGCCGCGTCGACCGGCGAACTCGAGGGCGTGCTGGGCTACACCGAGGACGAAATCGTCTCACGAGACGTCATTGGGCAGTCGTACTCTTCGATCGTCGACGCCGACTCCACGATGGCGACCGCGGGTCAGGTCAAGATTCTCGCGTGGTACGACAACGAGTACGGCTTCGCAAACCGGATGCTCGACCTCGCAGAGTACGTCCTGGACTGA
- a CDS encoding HAD-IIA family hydrolase has product MAAYDAAILDVDGTIVRGETVIPGATDGLRALDESGVDRLLFSNNPTRGADHYGEKLAAHDIAVEPARVLTSATVTAAHLTDTYPDGRIYLVGGDRLGAILENAGLSLTTDPDDADAVLGSFDRDFSFSTLHDVLPALERGLPFYGTDPDTTIPVDDGTIPGSGAILAAMSAVADREPDEILGKPSQIAATMAMERLDATPERTLVVGDRLDTDIALGARAGAATALVQTGIADGDDHEDAPIEPDYVLDSLGDIEELL; this is encoded by the coding sequence ATGGCAGCCTACGACGCGGCGATACTGGACGTCGACGGAACGATCGTCCGTGGAGAGACGGTTATCCCGGGAGCGACCGACGGACTGCGGGCGCTCGACGAGTCGGGCGTCGATCGACTCCTCTTCTCGAACAATCCGACTCGGGGCGCAGACCACTACGGCGAGAAGCTCGCCGCCCACGACATCGCCGTGGAGCCAGCGCGGGTGCTCACGTCGGCGACAGTCACCGCGGCGCACCTCACAGACACGTATCCGGACGGGCGTATCTATCTGGTTGGTGGCGATCGGCTGGGCGCAATCCTGGAAAACGCGGGCCTTTCGCTGACGACCGACCCCGACGACGCCGACGCCGTCCTCGGATCGTTCGATCGCGACTTTTCGTTTTCGACGCTGCACGACGTTCTCCCCGCACTCGAACGCGGGCTCCCGTTCTACGGAACCGACCCCGACACGACGATCCCCGTCGACGACGGCACGATCCCCGGATCGGGCGCGATCCTCGCGGCGATGTCGGCCGTCGCCGATCGTGAGCCGGACGAGATCCTCGGCAAACCCTCTCAGATCGCCGCAACGATGGCGATGGAACGACTCGACGCCACCCCCGAGCGAACGCTGGTGGTCGGGGACCGGCTCGATACGGATATCGCTCTCGGCGCTCGAGCCGGGGCAGCCACCGCGCTCGTACAGACCGGAATCGCCGACGGCGACGACCACGAAGACGCCCCCATCGAACCCGACTACGTCCTCGATTCTCTGGGCGACATCGAGGAGTTGCTGTGA